The Polyodon spathula isolate WHYD16114869_AA chromosome 3, ASM1765450v1, whole genome shotgun sequence genome has a segment encoding these proteins:
- the nsun6 gene encoding tRNA (cytosine(72)-C(5))-methyltransferase NSUN6, whose protein sequence is MPVFPKISLRPEVEHYLRNVFKNTELLDAFGPERTEQKFETLLTRLSQPPAFTTVRLNTHLASVECIRDLLSEEIQKQLKDLRKCDFRILSHPKLPDVLLIPVIGPRENLARYSSEVIVGVQCGNAVLRGAHVFAPGIVSAPKFMKVGDVVSVFSDIDGKCTRGAMEFQGNKVFVGNGIAEMNRSSIFCSGEPLKGIGIRMTKPVCLSPCFDKVLSNHIFLQNLPSVVVGHVLGPVPGERILDMCAAPGGKTTHIAALMHDQGEVIAMDKIANKLERIKQNAALLQLKCIKAYCFNGTKALATDATGSTTDGPPFSPESFDRILLDAPCSGLGQRPNMACTWSLKEVLSYQPLQRNLFTVAVKLLKPGGVLVYSTCTITLAENEEQVAWALQTFPCLRLQPQEPHLGGEGMMGACLSRDQLKQLQRFDPACVPAEGFRFNPEEEESSQRTESDFIQQANKDTIGFFIAKFVKVP, encoded by the exons ATGCCTGTTTTTCCCAAAATATCTTTGCGACCAGAAGTTGAACATTATCTccgaaatgtttttaaaaacacagag CTTCTCGATGCCTTTGGTCCCGAGCGCACAGAGCAGAAGTTTGAAACTCTTCTAACCCGTCTGTCTCAGCCCCCAGCATTCACCACTGTCAGGCTGAACACACACCTGGCTTCTGTGGAATGCATTCGAGATCTCTTGTCAGAAGAGATACAAAAG cagtTGAAGGACTTGCGAAAATGTGACTTCCGCATCCTCTCACACCCAAAACTTCCAGATGTTTTGCTTATTCCTGTGATTGGTCCCAG GGAAAATTTAGCAAGGTATTCCTCAGAAGTCATAGTTGGTGTTCAATGTGGCAATGCTGTCTTACGTGGGGCCCATGTATTTGCACCTGGTATCGTTTCTGCTCCAAAGT TTATGAAGGTTGGGGATGTggtgtctgtgttttctgatatTGATGGCAAGTGTACAAGAGGAGCAATGGAGTTCCAAGGAAACAAAGTTTTTGTTGGAAATGGGATTGCTGAAATGAACCGCAGCAGTATATTTTGTTCAGGCGAGCCATTAAA agGTATTGGCATAAGGATGACAAAGCCTGTCTGTCTTAGTCCTTGCTTTGACAAGGTACTCTCAAACCATATCTTTTTACAG AACTTGCCATCTGTGGTCGTGGGTCATGTCCTGGGACCAGTACCGGGAGAGAGGATCCTGGACATGTGTGCAGCTCCTGGGGGCAAGACCACTCACATCGCAGCTTTAATGCATGACCAG GGAGAAGTGATAGCCATGGACAAGATAGCAAACAAATTGGAGCGGATTAAACAGAACGCTGCACTCCTGCAGTTGAAGTGCATTAAAGCATACTGCTTCAATGGAACGAAGGCCCTTGCCACTGACGCAACTGGGAGCACCACAG ATGGCCCTCCTTTTTCTCCTGAATCCTTTGACAGGATACTCCTGGATGCTCCATGCAGTGGACTGGGTCAGAGGCCCAATATGGCCTGTACTTGGAGTCTGAAAGAAGTTCTGTCTTACCAGCCGTTACAGCGCAATCTTTTTACTGTG GCTGTGAAGTTGCTGAAGCCAGGAGGTGTTCTGGTGTACAGTACATGTACCATCACGCTAGCTGAAAATGAAGAACAGGTTGCCTGGGCACTGCAGACCTTTCCATGCCTCAGACTACAGCCACAG GAGCCCCATCTTGGAGGTGAAGGCATGATGGGAGCTTGCCTGTCACGTGACCAGCTGAAGCAGCTGCAGAGGTTCGATCCTGCCTGTGTACCAGCTGAGGGCTTCAGATTCAACCCAGAGGAAGAGGAATCCAGTCAGAGGACAGAGTCAGACTTTATACAACAAGCCAACAAAGACACTATAGGCTTCTTCATTGCAAAATTTGTTAAAGTTCCATAA
- the LOC121312667 gene encoding ADP-ribosylation factor-like protein 5B isoform X2, which yields MGLLFAKLWSFFCNQEHKVIIVGLDNAGKTTILYQFLMNEVVHTSPTIGSNVEEIVVKNTHFLMWDIGGQESLRSSWNTYYSNTEFIILVVDSTDRERLSITKEELYRMLAHEDLRKAAVLIFANKQDMKGCISAAEISNYLTLSSIKDHPWHIQSCCALTGEGLCQGLEWMTCRVGVR from the exons aTGGGGTTGTTATTTGCAAAACTCTGGAGTTTCTTTTGTAATCAAG AACATAAAGTGATCATCGTTGGACTGGATAATGCCGGGAAGACAACAATCCTTTATCAGTT TTTGATGAATGAAGTTGTTCACACATCGCCTACTATAGGGAGCAATGTAGAAGAAATAGTGGTAAAAAATACCCATTTCCTTATGTGGGATATTGGTGGACAGGAGTCGCTCCGATCTTCATGGAATACCTATTACTCCAACacagag tttatCATTTTAGTTGTGGAcagcacagacagagagaggctaTCGATCACAAAGGAAGAACTGTACAGAATGCTGGCTCACGAG GACTTGCGGAAGGCAGCAGTTTTAATTTTTGCAAATAAACAGGATATGAAGGGGTGCATATCGGCTGCTGAGATTTCAAATTACCTCACCCTTAGCTCTATCAAGGATCATCCATGGCACATTCAGTCATGCTGTGCACTTACAGGAGAAGG TTTATGCCAAGGCCTGGAGTGGATGACCTGCAGAGTTGGTGTGAGATAA
- the LOC121312667 gene encoding ADP-ribosylation factor-like protein 5B isoform X1 → MGLLFAKLWSFFCNQEHKVIIVGLDNAGKTTILYQFLMNEVVHTSPTIGSNVEEIVVKNTHFLMWDIGGQESLRSSWNTYYSNTEFIILVVDSTDRERLSITKEELYRMLAHEDLRKAAVLIFANKQDMKGCISAAEISNYLTLSSIKDHPWHIQSCCALTGEGYVFSTIVLGSLSSIEIS, encoded by the exons aTGGGGTTGTTATTTGCAAAACTCTGGAGTTTCTTTTGTAATCAAG AACATAAAGTGATCATCGTTGGACTGGATAATGCCGGGAAGACAACAATCCTTTATCAGTT TTTGATGAATGAAGTTGTTCACACATCGCCTACTATAGGGAGCAATGTAGAAGAAATAGTGGTAAAAAATACCCATTTCCTTATGTGGGATATTGGTGGACAGGAGTCGCTCCGATCTTCATGGAATACCTATTACTCCAACacagag tttatCATTTTAGTTGTGGAcagcacagacagagagaggctaTCGATCACAAAGGAAGAACTGTACAGAATGCTGGCTCACGAG GACTTGCGGAAGGCAGCAGTTTTAATTTTTGCAAATAAACAGGATATGAAGGGGTGCATATCGGCTGCTGAGATTTCAAATTACCTCACCCTTAGCTCTATCAAGGATCATCCATGGCACATTCAGTCATGCTGTGCACTTACAGGAGAAGGGTATGTGTTCTCAACTATCGTATTAGGCTCTCTCAGCAGCATTGAAATTAGCTAA